Proteins encoded within one genomic window of Arachis ipaensis cultivar K30076 chromosome B08, Araip1.1, whole genome shotgun sequence:
- the LOC107612918 gene encoding probable phospholipid-transporting ATPase 4 has translation MTKGRIRARIRRSHLYTFGCLRPQTTEEGGPHPLQLHGPGYSRTVYCNQPLIHEKKSLFYCNNNISTTKYNVLTFLPKALFEQFRRVANIYFLLAACLSASPISPFSPLSMIAPLAFVVGLSMAKEALEDSRRFLQDVKVNNRKVSVHKSNGEFVPRSWQRVMVGDVVKVEKDQFFPADLLLLSSSYEDGICYVETMNLDGETNLKVKRSLEATLSLDNDGAFWDFSGTIHCEDPNPNLYSFVGNFEYERQVYPLDPSQILLRDSKLRNTDYIYGVVIFTGHDSKVMQNSTKSPSKRSTIEKKMDHIIYTLFTVLILISFISSIGFVVKTKFQVPKWWYLQPDNIEYQYDPKKIMLAGMSHLITALILYGYLIPISLYVSIEIVKVLQASFINQDIQMYDEETGTPADARTSNLNEELGQVDTILSDKTGTLTCNQMDFLKCSIAGTSYGVRSSEVELAAAKQMASDMEEQDTESDLSNFPMIKGRVPRQNVRRAEEIELETVVTSKGDEDKRPAIKGFGFEDSRLMNGNWLKDPKADIMLLFFRILSVCHTAIPEVNEETGICTYEAESPDEGAFLVAAREFGFEFFRRTQSTVVVREKFSASGGVVEREYKILNLLDFTSKRKRMSVIVRDEEGNIILFCKGADSIIFDRLSENGKMYLEATTRHLNEYGENGLRTLALAYKRLNEQEYTEWNNEFHKARTAVGTDREALLEEVSDLMERELILIGATAVEDKLQKGVPQCIDKLAQAGLKIWVLTGDKMETAINIGFACSLLRQGMKQICITLDSDAVTNDRLEVVKGNILNQITNAAQMINMEKDPHAAFALIIDGKTLTYALEDDMKHQFLGLAVDCASVICCRVSPKQKALVTRLVKEGTGKTTLAIGDGANDVGMIQEADIGVGISGVEGMQAVMASDFSIAQFRFLERLLVIHGHWCYKRIAQMICYFFYKNIAFGLTIFYFEAFAGFSGQSVYDDWYMILFNVVLTSLPVISLGVFEQDVPSEVCLQFPALYQQGPKNLFFDWYRILGWMGNGLYSSLIIFFLVIIIFYDQAFRINGQTADMAAVGTTMFTCIICAVNCQIALTMSHFTWIQHLFVWGSIATWYLFLLLYGVLPPKYSKTAYQILIEVLAPAPIYWTATLLVTVACILPYLAHISFQRCFNPMDHHIIQEIKYYKKDIEDRHMWTRESSKARQETKIGFTARVEAKIRQLKGRLQKKQSALGVPSPTYT, from the exons ATGACGAAAGGGAGGATCAGGGCAAGGATCCGCAGGAGCCACCTTTATACATTTGGTTGCCTTCGGCCACAGACCACTGAGGAAGGAGGGCCTCATCCTCTCCAGCTCCATGGTCCCGGGTATTCGCGAACTGTGTATTGCAACCAGCCACTAATTCATGAGAAGAAATCCCTATTTTACTGCAACAATAACATATCAACTACCAAGTACAATGTCCTCACATTCTTGCCTAAGGCACTCTTTGAGCAATTCCGAAGGGTGGCTAACATATACTTCCTTTTGGCTGCTTGCCTCTCAGCCTCTCCAATTTCACCTTTCAGCCCTCTGAGCATGATTGCTCCTCTGGCATTTGTTGTGGGTCTTAGTATGGCGAAGGAAGCATTGGAGGATTCCCGCAGGTTCCTTCAGGATGTCAAGGTTAATAACCGGAAAGTTAGTGTCCATAAAAGTAATGGTGAGTTTGTCCCCAGGTCTTGGCAGAGAGTTATGGTTGGGGATGTTGTAAAAGTAGAGAAGGACCAATTTTTTCCAGCAGACTTGCTTCTACTGTCATCAAGTTATGAGGATGGGATATGTTATGTGGAAACAATGAATTTGGACGGCGAAACCAACTTGAAGGTGAAGAGATCTTTGGAGGCAACCCTGTCTCTGGATAATGATGGAGCCTTTTGGGATTTCTCAGGAACAATACATTGTGAAGACCCAAATCCCAATCTCTATAGCTTTGTTGGCAACTTTGAGTATGAACGTCAGGTTTATCCTCTTGATCCTAGTCAAATTCTCCTTCGCGATTCAAAGCTTAGGAATACTGATTATATCTATGGGGTGGTCATTTTCACTGGTCATGATAGCAAAGTCATGCAGAATTCTACAAAATCCCCGTCAAAAAGGAGCACAATAGAGAAAAAGATGGATCATATAATATACACTCTCTTCACCGTCCTCATATTGATTTCATTTATTAGTTCAATAGGATTTGTTGTGAAGACCAAGTTCCAAGTCCCAAAGTGGTGGTATCTGCAGCCGGATAACATCGAATACCAGTATGATCCTAAGAAGATTATGTTGGCTGGGATGAGCCATTTGATTACTGCACTGATTCTTTATGGATATTTGATACCTATCTCACTTTATGTTTCAATTGAGATTGTGAAGGTATTACAAGCGTCTTTCATTAACCAAGACATTCAAATGTATGATGAAGAAACTGGGACACCAGCTGATGCACGGACATCAAATTTAAATGAAGAATTGGGTCAGGTAGACACTATCCTCTCTGATAAGACTGGAACTTTAACCTGCAATCAGATGGACTTTTTGAAGTGCTCCATTGCTGGTACTTCTTATGGTGTACGCTCCAGTGAAGTTGAACTTGCTGCTGCAAAGCAGATGGCTTCTGATATGGAGGAGCAGGATACGGAATCAGATCTCTCTAATTTCCCCATGATTAAGGGTAGAGTTCCACGACAAAATGTTAGAAGAGCAGAAGAAATTGAACTTGAGACTGTTGTAACTTCCAAAGGAGATGAGGATAAAAGGCCTGCAATAAAGGGGTTTGGTTTTGAAGACAGCCGCCTCATGAATGGTAACTGGTTGAAAGATCCCAAAGCAGATATCATGCTATTGTTTTTCCGGATATTATCAGTTTGCCATACTGCCATTCCTGAGGTGAATGAGGAGACTGGCATTTGTACATATGAAGCTGAGTCACCCGATGAAGGGGCTTTTCTTGTAGCAGCAAGAGaatttggttttgagttttttagAAGAACTCAATCGACTGTTGTTGTACGTGAAAAGTTTTCTGCCTCAGGAGGAGTGGTTGAAAG GGAGTATAAAATATTGAATTTGCTAGATTTTACTAGCAAAAGAAAGCGAATGTCCGTGATTGTTCGTGATGAGGAGGGAAACATTATTCTTTTCTGCAAAGGAGCAGACAG CATTATATTTGATCGATTGTCAGAGAATGGAAAAATGTATTTGGAGGCTACTACTAGGCACCTTAATGAATATGGAGAAAATGGTTTGCGAACACTTGCTCTTGCTTACAAAAGGCTTAATGAGCAAGAGTACACTGAGTGGAACAATGAGTTTCATAAAGCCAGGACTGCTGTTGGGACTGACAGAGAGGCATTGCTTGAGGAGGTATCGGATCTTATGGAAAGGGAGTTGATTCTTATTGGTGCAACTGCTGTGGAAGATAAACTGCAGAAAGGG GTGCCTCAGTGTATTGATAAACTTGCTCAAGCTGGTCTCAAGATCTGGGTATTGACAGGAGATAAGATGGAAACTGCAATCAACATTGG TTTTGCTTGTAGTTTGCTTCGACAGGGCATGAAGCAAATCTGTATTACTCTGGATTCAGATGCAGTAACCAATGATCGCCTAGAG GTGGTCAAGGGCAACATCTTGAATCAAATCACCAATGCCGCACAAATGATAAATATGGAGAAGGATCCCCATGCTGCATTTGCATTAATTATTGATGGGAAAACTCTAACATATGCTTTAGAAGATGACATGAAGCATCAGTTTTTGGGATTAGCTGTTGACTGTGCATCTGTCATTTGCTGTCGTGTGTCTCCCAAGCAAAAGGCATTG GTGACAAGGTTAGTGAAAGAAGGAACTGGAAAGACCACCTTAGCAATAGGCGATGGTGCCAATGATGTTGGTATGATTCAAGAAGCAGATATTGGTGTGGGAATCAGTGGGGTTGAAGGTATGCAG GCTGTGATGGCTAGTGACTTTTCTATTGCTCAATTTCGGTTCTTGGAGAGGCTTCTGGTTATCCATGGACACTGGTGTTACAAGAGAATTGCACAAATG ATATGCTATTTCTTCTACAAAAATATAGCATTTGGGCTCACCATATTCTATTTTGAGGCCTTTGCGGGATTCTCTGGTCAATCGGTTTATGATGACTGGTACATGATATTGTTCAATGTTGTTCTCACATCATTGCCTGTCATCTCACTTGGAGTTTTTGAACAAGATGTTCCATCAGAAGTTTGCTTACAG TTTCCTGCACTATATCAACAAGGACCCAAAAATTTGTTCTTTGACTGGTATAGAATATTGGGATGGATGGGCAATGGTCTCTATTCGTCTCTCATTATTTTCTTCCTAGTTATAATCATCTTCTATGATCAAGCATTCCGGATAAATGGCCAAACTGCGGATATGGCTGCCGTCGGTACAACAATGTTCACTTGCATCATCTGCGCTGTCAACTGTCAGATTGCGTTGACAATGAGCCATTTCACATGGATCCAACACCTCTTTGTGTGGGGTAGCATAGCCACATGGTACCTCTTTCTCTTGCTATATGGCGTGCTTCCTCCGAAATATTCCAAGACTGCCTACCAGATATTGATTGAAGTTCTTGCTCCGGCTCCTATTTATTGGACAGCAACACTTCTGGTAACAGTTGCATGCATTCTTCCTTATCTTGCCCACATATCCTTCC